One window of Bacillus sp. THAF10 genomic DNA carries:
- a CDS encoding HRDC domain-containing protein, translated as MSFFKNVIDAFKDNREIKQPVVHKDINENSILLENLKSLAESSNPFVDYKKVDNHLKLFSIGHTGEKSVMFELKNSSVPMMILHDVYLEFDDYQAQMDFVIVTSKFILVLEVKKLFGDILVTDKGEFQRVIRKNNRVVNKEGMYSPINQVERHVTILERFLKSKGIIKKCPIRYAVTFANPKTILEISKNAPSHIQDCVIRHDQISAFLKDEMKKSSPVEMHASLTYKIADGILEGSKEKPFNEQDYLIENEDVDVSTLVAATIEKAKTVAPPNANSELKRLLTDYRTKKAKQSEVKPYHIFSNKTLDELLEKMPQTIEQLLAIEGIGQKKAADYGQEILAILQVNKVDQSQKPLKITEPAPIQNEDFRTLLTDYRRTRAKELNVKPYYIYTNKTLEVILEQKPKTIKALLEIEGIGAKKAEEFGEGIIGIFNTHS; from the coding sequence ATGTCCTTTTTTAAAAATGTCATTGACGCTTTCAAAGATAATAGAGAAATAAAACAACCTGTCGTACATAAAGATATTAACGAAAATTCGATTCTATTAGAAAACTTGAAAAGTCTTGCAGAAAGCAGCAATCCTTTTGTGGACTATAAAAAAGTAGATAACCACCTCAAGCTATTTTCCATCGGACACACAGGAGAAAAAAGTGTGATGTTTGAGTTGAAGAACTCCTCCGTTCCCATGATGATACTGCATGATGTATATCTTGAGTTTGATGATTATCAAGCGCAGATGGATTTTGTTATCGTAACTTCAAAGTTCATTCTTGTACTTGAAGTAAAGAAGCTGTTTGGCGATATTCTTGTCACGGATAAGGGTGAATTTCAACGTGTTATCAGGAAGAATAATAGAGTCGTAAATAAAGAGGGTATGTATAGTCCGATCAATCAAGTGGAAAGACATGTAACGATATTGGAGAGGTTCCTAAAGTCCAAAGGAATAATCAAAAAGTGTCCTATTAGATATGCGGTGACGTTTGCCAATCCTAAGACCATCCTAGAGATTTCTAAAAATGCTCCTTCCCACATTCAGGACTGTGTCATCCGCCATGACCAAATAAGTGCCTTTTTAAAAGACGAAATGAAGAAAAGTTCCCCCGTAGAAATGCATGCTTCACTCACTTATAAAATTGCTGATGGCATCCTGGAAGGTAGTAAAGAGAAGCCCTTTAATGAACAGGACTATCTGATAGAAAATGAAGATGTAGATGTATCCACGTTAGTCGCTGCCACTATAGAGAAGGCAAAAACAGTTGCACCACCTAATGCAAACAGCGAATTAAAGAGGCTGCTAACAGATTATCGCACCAAAAAAGCCAAACAATCTGAAGTAAAGCCCTATCATATCTTTAGCAACAAAACCTTAGATGAACTTCTAGAAAAAATGCCACAGACTATTGAGCAGTTACTAGCAATTGAGGGCATAGGACAGAAAAAAGCAGCTGACTATGGTCAAGAGATTCTTGCCATTTTACAAGTTAATAAGGTTGATCAATCCCAAAAACCCCTCAAAATAACAGAGCCTGCACCCATACAAAACGAAGATTTCCGAACTCTCTTAACGGATTATCGCAGGACTCGTGCCAAGGAACTTAATGTAAAACCATACTATATTTACACCAACAAAACTCTAGAAGTCATTCTGGAGCAGAAGCCTAAAACGATAAAAGCATTATTGGAAATTGAGGGGATTGGAGCGAAGAAGGCGGAGGAGTTTGGGGAAGGGATTATTGGAATTTTTAATACGCATTCTTAA
- a CDS encoding restriction endonuclease, whose protein sequence is MYFVEIKHDGLHKYRVIKGKEKYVVEQKAYVQMKQWDEMWDKKQEVERKNRERKNVALEKAQKKADAEQQTKEALEELELINQTLLHTLEVDDKIDWDSLKDVSKFTRSKPLEPSEPSYAKEPDKISYEPKFGLLDKIFSSSKQKKIDLSNKLYEEALLKWKRDTDDVKTKYDQDMDAFNNKLDKWKKSKEAFDLIKKEKNDAIEMQKQLYLAAESESIIEYCDMVLSNSEYPDYFPQEFEIDYNSINKTLIVEYVLPDISYMPTLKEVKYIVSKDEYKESFITDAVVRKMYDKLLYDITLRTLHELFEADAINAIDSIVFNGWVNTINKANGKEENICILSVQTSKEEFMDINLKMVESKTCFKNLKGIGSSKLFSLTPIAPILKIQREDSRFVASYNVTGNVDEDTNLAAMDWQDFEHLIRELFEKEFNASGGEVKITRASKDGGVDAVAFDPDPIRGGKIVIQAKRYTNVVGVSAVRDLYGTVMNEGATKGILVSTADYGPDAYNFAKDKPLTLLNGSNLLHLLHKHGHKAKIDLKEAKLLGKEKI, encoded by the coding sequence ATGTATTTTGTAGAGATAAAGCATGATGGTTTACATAAGTATCGAGTAATAAAGGGAAAGGAAAAGTATGTAGTTGAACAAAAAGCTTATGTGCAAATGAAACAATGGGATGAAATGTGGGACAAGAAACAAGAAGTTGAAAGGAAAAATAGAGAACGAAAGAACGTGGCTCTAGAAAAAGCTCAGAAAAAAGCTGATGCTGAACAACAAACAAAAGAAGCTTTGGAAGAGCTTGAGCTAATTAATCAAACACTACTTCATACTTTAGAGGTAGATGACAAGATTGATTGGGATTCTTTAAAAGATGTCTCTAAATTTACCAGGTCAAAACCTTTAGAACCTAGTGAACCGTCGTATGCTAAAGAACCTGATAAGATTTCCTATGAACCTAAATTTGGTCTGTTGGATAAAATCTTTTCTTCCAGCAAGCAGAAAAAAATTGATTTATCAAATAAATTGTATGAAGAGGCTTTACTTAAGTGGAAGAGGGATACTGATGATGTAAAAACAAAATATGATCAAGATATGGATGCATTCAATAACAAGTTGGATAAATGGAAGAAATCGAAAGAAGCTTTTGATTTGATAAAGAAAGAGAAAAACGATGCGATAGAAATGCAGAAGCAGCTATATTTAGCAGCTGAAAGTGAGTCGATAATTGAATACTGTGACATGGTTCTATCTAACTCAGAATATCCAGATTATTTTCCTCAAGAGTTTGAAATTGACTATAATTCTATTAACAAAACTCTTATCGTTGAGTATGTATTACCTGATATTTCCTATATGCCAACCTTAAAAGAGGTAAAATATATTGTATCAAAAGACGAGTATAAAGAATCGTTTATTACTGATGCTGTGGTAAGAAAAATGTATGACAAACTCCTTTATGACATCACTTTAAGAACTCTACATGAACTATTCGAAGCGGATGCCATAAACGCAATAGACTCTATAGTATTTAATGGATGGGTAAATACAATAAACAAAGCAAATGGTAAAGAAGAGAACATTTGTATTCTTTCAGTCCAAACTTCAAAAGAAGAATTTATGGATATTAACTTGAAAATGGTAGAATCAAAAACTTGTTTTAAGAATTTAAAAGGTATAGGAAGTAGTAAATTGTTTAGTCTTACTCCTATAGCTCCGATACTTAAAATTCAAAGGGAAGATAGTCGCTTTGTAGCTTCATACAATGTCACTGGCAACGTTGATGAAGATACAAATTTAGCTGCCATGGATTGGCAAGATTTTGAGCACTTAATTCGGGAGTTGTTTGAAAAAGAATTTAATGCTTCAGGTGGAGAAGTGAAAATTACTCGAGCTAGTAAAGATGGCGGTGTGGATGCAGTTGCTTTTGATCCAGACCCTATTAGAGGCGGTAAAATTGTTATTCAAGCCAAAAGATATACAAATGTTGTTGGTGTTTCAGCTGTTCGAGACTTATATGGAACAGTTATGAATGAGGGTGCAACAAAGGGAATATTAGTCTCAACAGCAGATTATGGCCCAGATGCATATAACTTTGCAAAAGATAAACCATTGACTTTGTTAAATGGCAGTAACCTTTTACATTTACTACACAAACATGGACACAAAGCGAAGATCGATTTGAAAGAGGCGAAGTTGTTGGGGAAGGAGAAGATATGA
- a CDS encoding P-loop NTPase fold protein: MWADDASKIDMLAYRPYADLITEIAVSKRMNPLTIGLFGNWGSGKSTLLNLIEEQTSSNADKKIAVVKVNAWMFEGYEDAKTALMETILQSMKENQTFFETSTDNIKGLMRRVNWMGVGKTVLKQGVPWAISGMTGLPPLIMMPNASDFENTEKVQEQIEKTQKFTEEYMKANPQENVVENIRAFREEFATLIEKSSVDNLIILIDDLDRCNPDRIVETLEAIKLFLSVSRTTFIIAMDENIISYSIKRKYPQLDSEGIDVSVDYIEKIVQLPIRIAELAESDVKNYMLLLISEMLLEGDSINQLIEKLREKGIFIKGEIISGTEILDIVQNEIRVDGPKYRGSTTQEQFEQQIQIFNSIGGIVASSLKGNPRQTKRFLNTFYIRKRLAEIQKLDFNLAILAKLMVLEYFDSDLFKELFQWQFEHSGTPLQLKTLEERFLNESEEEDKFLKLEEITKNTAWSGEKLKRWFATEPRLAGVDLSPYFYLARDSVSERRLFSTNLNQEERKYINQICNLETNKALRRKKIEQMLEMDDVTRNEIFKGVLEKYHQDLTQLETLIEFHNIIPQYKSKVFEEFKKIRVENVTLTEILLFQQLDTESFQALKKYYVEEKKADKKLWDLAG; encoded by the coding sequence ATGTGGGCTGATGATGCTTCGAAAATTGATATGCTTGCCTATCGACCATATGCTGATTTAATTACTGAAATCGCTGTAAGTAAAAGAATGAACCCATTAACCATAGGCTTATTTGGTAATTGGGGAAGTGGAAAATCAACCTTACTAAATTTAATAGAAGAACAAACATCTTCTAATGCAGATAAAAAAATTGCTGTGGTTAAAGTAAATGCATGGATGTTTGAAGGCTATGAGGATGCAAAAACTGCTCTAATGGAAACGATTTTACAAAGTATGAAAGAAAATCAAACCTTTTTTGAAACCTCTACAGATAATATTAAAGGTTTAATGAGAAGAGTTAATTGGATGGGAGTAGGAAAAACGGTATTAAAGCAGGGTGTTCCATGGGCTATTAGTGGAATGACAGGGTTACCTCCACTAATAATGATGCCGAACGCCTCTGACTTTGAGAATACAGAAAAAGTTCAGGAACAAATTGAAAAGACACAGAAATTCACAGAAGAATACATGAAAGCAAATCCGCAAGAAAATGTTGTTGAAAATATACGAGCATTTCGTGAGGAGTTTGCCACTCTGATAGAGAAATCGTCTGTAGATAATCTCATAATTCTAATTGACGATTTAGACAGGTGCAACCCTGACCGAATAGTAGAGACACTTGAGGCAATAAAATTATTTCTATCTGTTTCAAGAACGACTTTTATCATTGCAATGGATGAAAATATAATCTCATATTCTATTAAAAGAAAATATCCTCAATTAGATAGTGAGGGAATAGATGTCTCTGTTGACTATATAGAGAAAATTGTTCAGCTTCCTATTAGAATTGCAGAATTAGCTGAAAGTGATGTTAAGAATTATATGTTGTTGCTTATATCAGAAATGTTATTAGAAGGAGATTCAATAAATCAACTAATTGAAAAGTTAAGAGAGAAAGGAATTTTTATTAAGGGAGAAATAATTTCAGGTACAGAAATATTAGATATAGTTCAAAATGAAATAAGAGTTGATGGGCCCAAATACAGAGGAAGTACAACCCAAGAGCAATTTGAACAACAAATACAGATATTTAATAGTATAGGCGGTATTGTTGCTTCTTCTTTAAAAGGAAATCCACGTCAAACTAAGAGGTTTTTAAATACGTTTTACATACGTAAAAGGCTCGCAGAAATCCAAAAATTAGACTTCAATTTAGCTATATTAGCTAAATTGATGGTATTAGAATATTTTGATAGTGATTTATTCAAAGAGTTGTTTCAATGGCAATTTGAACATAGTGGAACTCCATTACAGCTAAAAACACTTGAAGAAAGATTCCTCAACGAAAGCGAGGAAGAAGATAAATTTCTTAAGCTCGAAGAGATAACTAAAAACACTGCTTGGTCAGGTGAAAAGCTGAAAAGATGGTTTGCTACAGAGCCGAGGTTAGCTGGTGTAGACCTATCACCTTACTTTTACTTAGCGAGGGATTCAGTTTCAGAGAGAAGGCTATTCTCGACAAACTTGAATCAAGAGGAAAGAAAGTACATCAACCAGATTTGTAATCTTGAAACAAACAAAGCTTTGCGGAGAAAGAAAATAGAACAGATGCTTGAGATGGACGATGTTACAAGAAATGAAATATTTAAAGGTGTATTAGAAAAATACCATCAAGATCTTACTCAATTAGAAACGTTAATTGAATTCCATAATATTATTCCTCAATATAAGTCTAAAGTTTTTGAAGAATTTAAAAAAATTAGAGTAGAAAACGTTACCCTTACTGAAATTCTACTTTTTCAGCAACTAGACACTGAATCGTTCCAAGCGTTAAAAAAATATTATGTAGAAGAGAAAAAAGCAGATAAAAAACTTTGGGATTTGGCGGGTTAA
- the qatC gene encoding Qat anti-phage system QueC-like protein QatC, whose product MTNIWINKNNDDFSPSKSSEEQFLLFNLFDKKNKSNVKTDMEQLWRRFGKESLSTVSEDFLIIASSIFCADKRIPRKNYSDNWTRTMKLSIPVLEIEKWNSVKTELEYTIGFLSGDKWTFEFRQTASRFRADKMNTKNILPTERYDSVSLFSGGLDSFCGALTLSENKKNTLYIGFREYSLLTNRQRELFDAISNSYSKLENELLLFNVNPLAPIQRGRDSKKLIVESTSRSRSLLFIAGAISVASILGKKTPVYIPENGFIGVNVPLTDSRGGSCSTRTTHPIFINSLNKILKKIGIENQVSNFYWIKSKGEILEEHQNNIVFKQYAHRTLSCSHPCLSRYDKKKSDKVVTPCNCGYCYPCLIRRASFAKIGEDHTCYNPLYGLSKDFILNYNNIQGRSSDLKAVLFSLRRYIKHKGDSEYIRSLLVKQGPLDSEELDSYERVYRQSMEELLDMVTSNGNGLKEYAGIEEVGINE is encoded by the coding sequence ATGACTAATATATGGATTAATAAGAATAATGATGATTTTAGTCCAAGTAAATCGTCAGAAGAACAATTCCTTTTGTTCAATTTATTTGATAAAAAGAATAAATCCAATGTCAAAACCGATATGGAACAGCTATGGAGAAGGTTTGGTAAAGAGAGTCTCTCAACTGTAAGTGAAGACTTTCTCATTATTGCTTCAAGCATATTCTGTGCTGATAAGCGAATTCCACGCAAAAACTACTCCGATAATTGGACAAGAACAATGAAACTATCAATACCTGTATTAGAAATTGAAAAATGGAATTCAGTGAAAACAGAACTCGAATATACAATAGGGTTTTTAAGTGGCGATAAATGGACATTCGAGTTTCGGCAGACAGCTTCAAGATTTAGGGCTGATAAAATGAACACAAAAAATATTCTCCCAACTGAAAGGTATGATTCAGTTAGTTTGTTTTCAGGAGGGTTAGATTCCTTCTGTGGCGCATTGACACTTTCGGAGAATAAAAAGAATACTCTTTACATCGGTTTTAGAGAATACAGTCTTTTGACGAATCGACAAAGGGAATTGTTTGATGCTATAAGTAATTCCTACTCAAAGTTAGAAAACGAATTGCTTTTGTTTAATGTAAATCCTTTGGCTCCTATCCAAAGGGGGAGAGACTCGAAAAAACTTATTGTTGAAAGCACCAGCCGAAGCAGGTCATTACTATTCATAGCAGGTGCAATATCCGTAGCTTCAATTTTAGGAAAGAAAACACCAGTTTATATACCTGAAAATGGATTTATAGGTGTAAACGTTCCTCTAACTGATAGCAGAGGAGGAAGTTGTAGTACAAGGACTACACATCCGATTTTTATTAATTCATTGAATAAAATTCTTAAAAAAATTGGTATTGAAAATCAAGTCTCAAATTTTTATTGGATTAAGTCAAAAGGAGAAATATTAGAGGAGCATCAAAACAATATTGTTTTCAAACAATATGCTCATAGAACTTTGTCATGTTCACATCCATGTCTATCTCGATATGATAAAAAGAAAAGCGATAAAGTAGTGACACCTTGTAATTGCGGTTATTGTTATCCATGTTTAATTAGAAGAGCATCTTTTGCAAAAATTGGGGAGGATCACACTTGCTATAATCCTCTATATGGATTAAGTAAAGACTTTATATTAAATTACAATAACATTCAAGGAAGATCAAGTGATTTGAAAGCTGTACTTTTTAGTTTGAGGCGGTATATCAAGCATAAAGGGGATAGTGAATACATTAGAAGTCTTTTGGTAAAACAAGGTCCACTAGACAGTGAAGAATTAGATAGTTATGAGAGAGTATATCGCCAATCGATGGAAGAGTTACTGGATATGGTAACCAGTAATGGTAACGGTTTAAAAGAATACGCTGGTATAGAGGAAGTTGGAATTAATGAGTAA
- a CDS encoding TatD family hydrolase, translating into MSNLSDMHIHIDYFKNYNQMYNSFERNKIYALFVTNLPEIFQKCIREFPDSKYVKLGLGYNPQLVEMYKFNQKLFEVMLPFTKYIGEVGLDYSKEFVHTKREQQKAFDYICSQSAKTKRIMSIHSRGAEADVLAMLRDNKVDYAVFHWFSGNKEIVYKIIEQGYYLSVNYSMLDSKKGFDIIKSIPIDRLLIETDAPFGKTNIKGNPYNLSEIYYQFSKKLDLEQFEEIIYNNLEKLLSKQKDSLK; encoded by the coding sequence ATGAGTAACTTATCAGATATGCACATCCATATCGACTATTTTAAGAACTATAATCAGATGTACAATTCTTTTGAAAGAAATAAAATATACGCTTTATTTGTCACTAACTTGCCAGAGATTTTTCAGAAATGTATAAGGGAATTTCCAGATAGCAAGTACGTTAAATTAGGTCTTGGGTATAATCCCCAATTAGTTGAAATGTACAAGTTTAATCAGAAGCTGTTTGAAGTGATGCTTCCTTTTACTAAATACATTGGAGAAGTAGGGTTAGACTATTCAAAAGAATTCGTTCACACGAAGAGAGAACAACAAAAAGCATTTGATTATATTTGTTCTCAGTCTGCAAAAACTAAGAGAATAATGTCAATCCATTCTCGTGGAGCTGAAGCAGATGTATTGGCAATGTTAAGAGACAACAAAGTGGATTATGCAGTATTCCATTGGTTTTCGGGCAATAAGGAAATTGTGTATAAAATCATAGAACAAGGGTATTACTTATCAGTCAACTATTCTATGTTAGATTCAAAGAAGGGTTTCGACATAATAAAATCCATACCAATTGATAGACTTCTGATAGAGACAGACGCTCCTTTTGGTAAAACAAATATAAAAGGCAATCCATACAATTTGTCTGAAATTTATTATCAGTTCTCAAAGAAATTAGATTTAGAACAATTTGAGGAAATCATTTATAATAACCTGGAAAAACTATTATCGAAACAAAAAGACTCTTTAAAATGA
- a CDS encoding nuclease-related domain-containing DEAD/DEAH box helicase: protein MAITVPETIRSSATSGERILFRTLKEYLPDDYIVYYEPEIQGTRPDFVIIGPDLGLIVLEVKDYTRNTLYQLNKDEWTIRDTSGNLHSVKSPLKQARDYVFKINEVLKRDKNLIQTEGKHQFKLKFPYGYGVVFTRLNQKQVLEDGVYSIIDPESMLTREEIDPDYEGFSEEVLVEKLINMFQVPFRLREPLTYEDISTIRYYLFPEVRIGAEFKEPVPYQDQLLLSLRDIKTMDFHQENMAKQIGDKNRLIRGVAGSGKTIILASRAKMLAKENPDWRILILCYNISLSQNITQIVRAMASEPDNLFDFHFGDGEDQVTKVPTNTEVRNFHQWLKNDLKMNEGIVDTYIEKLEKGEAIAPKYDAILIDEGQDFEANWLHLVSLCLNPETKALLLVEDRAQTIYPRKRSYIKDTGLDFRGRSKILNINYRNTTQIVNCAWDFFQKNSSLQNKVVVGETDGVEIISPKSTKRKGPEPAILKTESFTKEMQIIARQIQQLHQVRKVPFSEMLILYRVKRTHQVDIIGTIQRALKKEGIPATWITENEASKRAFNREEETVKISTIDSSKGLDFQAVFIVKADTMPFPLEKDKEREVSLMYIGMTRAKEYLCISYSGKSEFTSYFEGWKRDLMAKIQNKERQVNQ, encoded by the coding sequence ATGGCCATTACGGTTCCGGAAACGATTAGGAGCAGTGCTACTTCTGGGGAGAGAATTTTGTTTCGTACTTTGAAGGAATATTTGCCAGATGATTATATAGTTTATTATGAACCGGAGATTCAGGGGACTAGGCCAGACTTTGTTATTATTGGCCCTGATTTGGGGTTGATTGTTCTTGAGGTCAAAGATTACACAAGGAATACGTTGTATCAGTTGAATAAGGATGAGTGGACAATAAGAGATACTAGTGGAAATCTACATAGTGTGAAAAGTCCACTTAAACAGGCAAGAGATTATGTGTTTAAGATAAATGAAGTGTTGAAAAGGGATAAGAATTTGATCCAAACTGAGGGCAAGCATCAGTTTAAACTGAAATTCCCATATGGATATGGCGTTGTTTTTACTAGACTAAACCAAAAACAGGTATTAGAAGATGGAGTCTATTCCATTATTGACCCAGAGAGCATGCTTACTAGGGAAGAGATAGACCCGGATTATGAGGGGTTCTCAGAGGAAGTACTTGTCGAAAAGCTAATTAATATGTTCCAAGTTCCGTTTAGATTAAGAGAGCCGCTTACATATGAGGATATTAGTACGATAAGATACTATCTTTTTCCTGAAGTTCGGATTGGCGCGGAATTTAAAGAGCCCGTACCATATCAGGATCAACTGCTTCTATCATTAAGAGATATCAAAACGATGGATTTTCATCAGGAGAATATGGCTAAACAAATTGGGGATAAGAACAGACTAATCCGTGGAGTTGCTGGTAGCGGGAAGACTATCATTCTTGCTAGTAGAGCAAAAATGTTGGCTAAAGAAAATCCAGATTGGAGAATACTGATTCTTTGCTACAACATATCACTCTCTCAAAACATCACTCAAATTGTAAGAGCCATGGCTTCAGAGCCTGATAATCTATTCGATTTTCATTTTGGTGATGGAGAAGATCAGGTAACAAAAGTTCCAACGAACACTGAAGTGAGGAACTTTCATCAATGGTTAAAAAATGACCTGAAAATGAATGAGGGAATTGTTGATACTTATATTGAAAAGTTGGAGAAGGGAGAAGCAATTGCTCCAAAATATGATGCTATCCTTATTGACGAAGGTCAGGATTTTGAAGCAAACTGGCTGCATCTCGTTAGCTTATGCCTTAACCCTGAAACGAAAGCACTACTTCTTGTGGAAGATCGGGCGCAAACTATATATCCAAGAAAAAGAAGCTACATCAAAGACACAGGACTAGATTTCCGCGGTAGATCCAAAATATTAAATATCAACTACCGTAACACTACTCAGATTGTGAATTGTGCTTGGGATTTTTTCCAAAAGAATTCTTCCCTACAAAACAAGGTAGTTGTTGGAGAGACTGATGGAGTAGAGATAATCTCTCCAAAAAGTACGAAGCGCAAAGGACCAGAACCTGCAATCTTGAAAACGGAGAGTTTTACAAAAGAAATGCAGATCATTGCAAGGCAAATACAACAGCTTCACCAAGTTAGGAAGGTCCCTTTCTCAGAAATGCTTATCCTATATCGTGTAAAACGAACACATCAAGTAGACATAATTGGCACAATCCAAAGAGCACTCAAAAAAGAAGGCATTCCAGCAACATGGATCACAGAAAATGAAGCTAGTAAAAGAGCATTTAATCGAGAAGAAGAAACGGTAAAAATAAGCACAATTGACAGCAGCAAAGGTTTGGACTTCCAAGCAGTATTTATCGTAAAAGCCGATACCATGCCTTTTCCACTTGAGAAAGATAAGGAACGGGAAGTGTCATTAATGTATATCGGAATGACGAGGGCCAAAGAATATTTGTGCATCTCTTATTCTGGGAAGTCGGAGTTTACGAGTTATTTTGAAGGTTGGAAGAGAGACTTGATGGCTAAGATACAGAATAAAGAGAGACAAGTAAATCAATAG
- a CDS encoding viroplasmin family protein, which produces MPKKPKKKYYVVWSGKQPGVFSTWEDCKRQVHGVPGSRFRSYPTEEEAKQAYESGGPNSRIRDTKAIPKHKAQLDIFSNDVQSINFEEESISVDAACSGNPGIMEYQGVYTKNGKQIFHFGPIDHATNNIGEFLAIVHALALLKQKQSNLPIYSDSLTAISWVRNKKANTNIEQNASTKRLWLLIRRAEIWLQTNEYPNKIIKWETKVWGEIKADFGRKG; this is translated from the coding sequence TTGCCAAAAAAACCGAAAAAGAAATACTATGTAGTATGGTCTGGAAAACAACCTGGAGTCTTTTCTACCTGGGAGGATTGCAAAAGGCAGGTGCATGGTGTACCAGGATCCAGATTTAGATCTTATCCAACAGAGGAAGAGGCTAAACAAGCTTATGAATCTGGTGGGCCAAATAGTAGGATACGGGATACAAAAGCTATTCCTAAACATAAAGCTCAACTTGATATTTTTTCTAATGATGTTCAATCAATAAATTTTGAGGAAGAAAGTATCAGCGTAGACGCTGCATGTAGTGGAAACCCTGGAATCATGGAATATCAAGGTGTTTATACCAAGAATGGAAAACAAATCTTTCACTTTGGACCGATCGATCATGCAACTAATAATATTGGGGAATTCCTAGCAATTGTTCATGCTCTAGCACTGCTTAAACAAAAACAAAGTAATCTTCCAATCTATTCAGATTCTTTAACTGCAATAAGCTGGGTTCGAAACAAAAAAGCTAATACAAATATTGAACAAAATGCCTCCACCAAACGGTTATGGTTACTTATCAGAAGGGCAGAAATCTGGCTTCAAACAAATGAGTACCCAAATAAAATCATTAAGTGGGAGACAAAGGTTTGGGGCGAGATTAAGGCGGATTTTGGGAGGAAGGGATGA
- a CDS encoding BglII/BstYI family type II restriction endonuclease, with product MKNEMNQLQANAWNRKSTVELYVADEEHYRHSDLFLQNHTEVKDAITFILNGKITKQILNSEPKKNKSFKRRVEAKPLNFGIRKRFKNSPLKFKYEVTFEEGVFYDSLKTAGFDFGHIDNQYNLVNFRNLCFGRRALHNGSELWKTELGKRPLWKQISNKMNLKNEPVGIGIDVDFKKQTPTILGEIQFGNWGLVYRDILKVIQIERDEEVDLFIYVTATGVLADAISDGTVNFKKSKDVFEEYKNVLSMPIWLIGIDIK from the coding sequence ATGAAAAACGAAATGAATCAATTACAAGCTAATGCATGGAACAGAAAGAGCACTGTAGAGCTATACGTTGCTGATGAAGAACATTATAGACATAGTGACTTATTTTTACAAAATCACACTGAGGTAAAAGACGCAATTACTTTTATTCTTAATGGAAAGATAACAAAGCAAATTTTAAATTCAGAACCTAAAAAGAATAAATCTTTTAAAAGAAGGGTTGAAGCGAAACCATTAAATTTCGGTATAAGGAAAAGGTTTAAGAACTCTCCCCTGAAGTTTAAGTACGAAGTTACATTTGAAGAAGGTGTTTTTTATGATTCTTTAAAAACAGCTGGATTTGACTTTGGTCATATTGATAATCAATATAATTTGGTCAATTTCAGAAATTTGTGCTTTGGAAGAAGAGCTCTTCATAATGGGTCTGAACTTTGGAAAACAGAACTTGGTAAACGACCGCTATGGAAACAAATATCAAATAAGATGAATTTAAAAAATGAACCTGTCGGTATTGGTATTGATGTTGACTTTAAAAAGCAAACTCCAACAATCCTTGGTGAAATTCAATTTGGAAATTGGGGTCTGGTTTACCGAGATATTTTAAAAGTAATTCAGATTGAACGTGATGAAGAAGTAGATTTGTTTATATATGTAACTGCAACTGGAGTGCTTGCTGATGCTATAAGTGACGGGACTGTTAATTTTAAAAAGAGCAAGGATGTTTTTGAAGAGTATAAAAATGTTTTAAGTATGCCTATTTGGTTAATTGGTATAGATATAAAATAA